Genomic DNA from Streptomyces sp. NBC_00464:
CCCCGGACTTCTCAACTCACTTGCAGCACGTCGCAGCGCATGCGCTGTCCGTCCTCCAGGACGCCGGATCTCCCGTGCGACCTGGCGGGCGGAGAGAGCACCGCGACGCAACCACTCCCCGCAGCGAGCAAGGAGAGACCATGACCATCACCACGACGCCGACTGCCAAACGGCGGAAGACCAGGACCCGGACGAAGCGGGTCAGCAGCCGCCCCGCGATCGTCGTCTCGCAGATGCTCCCGAACCTGATCGACCTGCTGCCCGGAACCGAGAGCCTGGTCTGCCCGGACTGCGAGACCTGGTGCCCCATCACCGGGCAGAACAGCGCCACCCCGAAGCTCGTCCCCCACCACACCAACCCCGCCGGCACTTCCGAGGCGCGCCGGTGCAGCGGGAGTAACCGCCGGGTGTTACTCGACCTGACGATCCCGCAGTGGCACCAGCTGCTGGCCGACGCCATCAAGGAGACGTCGTCCCGGCGCGCGACCAACGTCCTGCGTAAGCCGAAGACGGCCCTGGCCCCGGCAATGTCGCAGATGACGCCACCCCCGATCACAGCCGAGACGACCCGTAAGGCGTACCGCGCCCACACCAAGGGGTGCGGCGCCTGCACCGGTCAGACCCGCTGCGCCGAAGGGCGGCGGCTGGCCGAGACCTATGTCCGTGTGGTGCGGCAGGAGCCGCGGCGTCAGCAGATCCGTGCAGCTTTCGCTCGGGAGCGGGCGCGCTTCGACCGGCTCTACGTTGCGCATGCAGCGAAGAACCGAGCGGCTGAGTGGGCCAAGCAGGCCGAAACGAAGGTCAAGGCGAACGAGCTGGCCAAGAAGGCGGGGACGGCAGCCGAGGAGTTCAACAACGTGTGCCGGATCCGGCCCGTGGGCGCACTCTCCGAGTTCCGCGGTCCCCACGTCCCGCTCAGGCACCTTCGTATCACTACCTGATCCGAATACCGCGACGAACGACCACGGCCGCCGCCATACCCGAGGTGATCGGGATGGCGGCGGCCGTGGCTGCTCGTACAGCAGTCACAGGGGCACTGGCCCTGAACGCGACGAACCCCCGGGGTTGCACCCCCGGGGGTTCGTCTTCGCAGCTCACCCTCTGTAGAAGGGGATCTACGCATGCACAGGATGACATCCACTCAGGCTCGGCATACGCGCCGGGCCGTACTCCAGTCCGCGCTGGACACTGGCGCCCGCTGCTTCGGCGCCGATCCGGACAACTGGTTCCGTGCCGACCGTGAGCCGTACATCGAATGGCAGGCCCGCCGCGCGGAGGCAGTCCGCTTCTGCGCCGGCTGCCCGGTAAAGGCCGCCTGCGAGGAACTTGCCCTGCGTAACGGCGACGGTGACGCGGATGCCGACGATCTGGTCCGTGGGGGTCGGACGGGCCAGGAACTCGCGGCCATGCGTGCGGCCCAGGCTGAGAGCCTGGCGGCCGCGGGCGACGCCGACCAGGACACCGAGCAGCGCGAACTGCGCAACCTGACGGTGCTGGTTCAGAAGGAGGTCACTTCCTCTCTGGACCGCCAGAAGGACGGGAGGCGGCTGCCGGCCTCTCAGGTCCAGGCCGAGCAGAATCAGCTGGTGCAGATGCTCACCGCCCGGATCGGCGACGTCCGTTCGGCCCGCCGGGCCCGTATCGGCTGGGGGGGTCGCGGCATGAGCGCCACCACCCTCATCCCTCGCGCCGGGATCGCTGACGACATGAGCCGCGACGACGACGCCCGCGGCTACGAGCGTGACGAGACCGACCAGTTCCACCAGGTCCTCTGGCACCTCGTGGGCGACGGCGACGACCGGGCCCGGGCCGCAGGCCGTCAGGCGCGGCGCACCCTCGCTGAGATGGACCCCGGCTACGAGCGGCAGCCGGTGCTCGTCCTCACCCGCCCACTCACCTTCCGGTCGGCGGGCGACGCGTGCGTGCTGTGCGGCTACTGGACGTGCCGCTGCGGCACTGCGGCCCACGAGCCCGGCCTGTTGCCGGTCACGCAGAACACCCTGCAGTGCGACCAGTGCGGGGGAAGGTTCGGTTTCGCGCCCGGCATCGGGTGGACCTGCGACGCCTGTAAGGCCATCGGGCGCTGAGTCGGATACATCGCGCCCGTACCGCTCAGCGCCAAACGGTACGGGCCATCGCCGCGCTCGGGTTGGCTCACCCGATCACCCTCGCCCTCCTGGCGGCCGCCGCAACGGCGGCCGCCAGGGCGTGGGACGCAGGCCACCCCGTCGCCGACACCCACCCCCGCACCACTGAGAGGCACTACCCCCGATGGCTGATGACCTGCACGCCCGCTACATGGACGCCACCGAGACCTGGCGCACCCACCGAGCGGCCTGCACCACCTGCCAGCCCGGCGCCTTCTGCAAGGCCGGCGCATTGCTCGCCGAGCGCTTCGAACGCTTACAGGACGCCTACCTGAACCGCCGCCGCACCTGACCCGATCGGAGACCGATGATGCTCACCCTTCTTCAGTACCGCGACGACCACGGCGATCCGGCCACCTGGATGCCCGCCGACATCGAGAGCTACCTCGTCATCGGCGACATCGCCCCGCCAGCTCCGCTCCCCTATAGCTACGCGGAGATGCAGACCCTCGCAGCCGATCACCAGCGCTCCGTCGACCGGCAGCAGTCGGTCGCCGACCGGCTGGCTGCCGACGGGCACGCGACAGCGGCGGGCATCTGGCTGCGCAGGGCCCGGGAGTCCCGCGAGCTCGCGGCCGCCGCACGGTGGGGCTACCCGCACTACGAATCGGTCCTCAACGGCTGGTGAACCCAGGTCCCTGCGTTGCCTGTCGTGCCGCTGTCCGTCCGGCGGCACTGCGGGGAGCGCTGGGCTCAGCCCTGCTCCACTAACCCACCCGAAGTATCGAAGGGACCACTTCATGTTCATCACCGCCACGGTCGCGCAGCAGTCCGGCGACGAGGAGACCACCATCCGTATACCGCTCGACGAGGTCTGACTCTGACGGCTGCCTGATCCGCGAAGCACCCCTGACCAGCACCACGGTCGGGGGTGCTTCGCGGTGAAGGGGAGCCGGACAGCCCGGACCAGTACGGATCGGAGACCGATGATGAAGAAGCGCTCGACCATCAAGTTGCCCCGTATCGCCCCCGCGCAGCAGACCGCCCCGGCGGATACGCCGGCAACGGCGAAGCCGGAACCGAAGCCGGACGACCGGGCACGCGGAACCGTCGTATTCCGCACGGGCTTCTACCCGCCGACGGACTGACTGCAGCCCCCTGCTGGCGTCGCGCACGCCTGCCGTCGACACCCCTTGAGCACCAGCGGTGCTGCCGGCCCCGCGGCTGCCGTCGCTGACTGATCCGGGCAGTTCCGACCGCCAGCCAGCGGCCGGAGCTGCCCGCCCCCGGGGGCGACTGACCGAACCATCCGTGAACCGCCGCCCCTCGGGCGGCATCGACCTGGAAGGAGGCGGCGTGGCCGCCGCACGAACTCGTAAGAGGTCCACCGTCAGCAAGAAGGTGGCCGCATCCGCGGTTACGCAGCCCACCGCCTCCATCACCCCCGACGCTTCCCTGGCTCCGGCCGGGACTACGGAGACGGAGGTGGAGGTGGAGGCGGACAGCGAGGCGCTGCCCCGCATTGCGGACGCCCGGGACAGGGCCGCCGACGTCATCGACATCGCGCGTCAGGAGGCTGCGGACCTTCAGGCGGCAGCCGAGACTGCGGCCGGGCGCACCGTGTCTGCGGCCGACGAGCGGGTCGCCGTGTTGTTGGCCGAGGCGCAGAACCGCGCCGCGGGCATCACCGCGGACGCTGAGCAGGAGGTCGCGGCCCAGCGCGCGGCCGCGGCAAGGGACATGGAGGCAGCGCGCGGCGAGGCCGACCGCCTTCTGGCCGAGGCCCGCGACCGTGCCGAGAACCTGGTGGCACAGGCCCGTGCGCAGGTCACCGACCTCACCGAGTTGGCGGCTACCGACCGCGACGCGACCGGAAAGGCGATCGCGGAGCTGCGCCGTCTGGCGGAGACCGACCTCATTGAGATCAGTGCCATGGTCGACCAGCGCCGAGCCGAGGCCGGCCAGATTCTGGCCCGCGCCCGGGAGCAGGCCGACGCGCTGGTGACTGTGGCGCAGCGGGAGGTCGATCAGGCCCGCGAGCGGTTCGCTCAGCTCGCGGCGACGGCGGCTGACCAGTACGACGGCCGCCGTGCGGAGGCAGAGACGCTGTATGCGGACGCGGTCAGGGCCGCGGATGACCGGCGTCGCGAGGCCGGCGAGCGCGTTGCTGCCGCGCACATCGAGGCGGAGACGGCCCGGACCGAGTTGCGGACGAAGCTGCGCGAGCTCACCGACCGGTTCGACGCGGAGGCCGCTACCAAGCGCAAGGCCCTCGCCGACGAACTCGCCGGCCTCAAGCAGGCGTGCGACACGCAGCGCGAGCGGCTACGGGAGGACGCCAGGACTGTCGCAGTGCAGTTGCGGGAGGCCTCCCAGAGGGAGGCCGACCGCATCACCACCGAGGCGGAGCGCAAGGCGAAGGGCGTCACCGACCGGGCGCAGGCCGATGAGGCCCGCGCCCGCCGGCTGCTGGATGAGGCCCGTCAGGCGAAGCGAGCCAACTCGCGCTGGCGCGGCTGGCAGCAGAACCTCAGCCGCAAGGCGTGGAAGACCGCACCGTGGATCGCGCTCGCCGCCGGCGTCGGTCTCGCCGCCTCCGGCGAGTACGAGCTGGCCCGCATGGTCGGCATCAACCAGTACGTCGCGCCGCTGCTGCCGGTCAGCATCGACGTCTACTGCGTCACCGCGTTCCGGGCCAAGCAGGACATCCCCTACGCGCTGCTGCTGATGGCGTCGGCGAACGTGACCTTCCACCTGTCCGAGCAGGCTCACATCGTCCAGGACGGCCAGTCGGCTCCGTGGCTGCTGAC
This window encodes:
- a CDS encoding WhiB family transcriptional regulator; translated protein: MTSTQARHTRRAVLQSALDTGARCFGADPDNWFRADREPYIEWQARRAEAVRFCAGCPVKAACEELALRNGDGDADADDLVRGGRTGQELAAMRAAQAESLAAAGDADQDTEQRELRNLTVLVQKEVTSSLDRQKDGRRLPASQVQAEQNQLVQMLTARIGDVRSARRARIGWGGRGMSATTLIPRAGIADDMSRDDDARGYERDETDQFHQVLWHLVGDGDDRARAAGRQARRTLAEMDPGYERQPVLVLTRPLTFRSAGDACVLCGYWTCRCGTAAHEPGLLPVTQNTLQCDQCGGRFGFAPGIGWTCDACKAIGR